The following DNA comes from Grus americana isolate bGruAme1 chromosome 13, bGruAme1.mat, whole genome shotgun sequence.
aaaaataaataggcTAAAAGGATGAATATGGGAAGCGTGGCTTTGTGGCGGTATCCCGGGTTGATGCTTAGACTCAGAGGCATGCTCCGGTTCGGGATGTCCGCAGCCTGGACCGGGGAGATGTCCTTTCCCTGCTCCCGTGGAGGCAGGCCAGCTTCGGTGGCCTTTGTCGGCAGCgttggggagcagcaggagaaggtgATGAACGGATCTGGACGGCACAGGGACTTGGGGGAGGCGGACTTTGTCTTGAGGAGGTGGACAGCAATGTctgagagagcaggggctgctcacagccactttttttttaagatgggttagtaaaaaaccccatccGAACccaaaagaagcattttagGGAAGCGTTTGCACCAGAATTACCATCGCTGCAATAAGTGAGGTGGGAAGCGGCCAGAGCTTCTAAATAATTCTGCGTATTTCCTTAGGGCCAATAATAAGAAAACCGAATCGAGGCGATGCAAAGACCGTATCAGTCTCAACCTAcctatttctttgtttaaaaacaccTCAAAAATTCAAGTAAATTTTAGCTTCTATTAGCAAAGAAAGCATTCCTGAAGTCAGGCTTTTCTAAAAAGAGGCAGCATATCTCTCTTTTATTATCACATAGATTATTAAATTAGAACGTGttctttgtaataaaaaatagcaTCTTGAAAATTACCTGCGAGCCCCAACCGGCAGTACCTGATGGGAAGAGCACGTTTATTTTGCTCACCGCAGCATGGCcaataaacaataaataaacaACCTTCACTAAAACGCATACATCCCAAAACCCAGACTAGCAATAAAGTcccaaaataaactaaaaagctttgaaaaatgacaacaaagtatttttaaaaacagagaagctGCTCTAGGTTGGTTTGTTCCATCTTAAGGCAAGTTTGGCTTCAAACCGGCAAGAATAATgcacttttcagaaaggaaagttAGAAATTAACTCCAAAACTCTTAAGACCCGTCGCTTCCTCTTATCCTTATCCTCTTATTTCTTCCAAGGAGACAAGAGTTTGTTCCTTCAGCGAATTTGGCTAGCCTAGCGCTAGAAACGTGCTGGTCCCACACACCTGGGCCCCTGGAGCAATGGCTCAGCTAATCCAACCGGAGCAATTAATCATTCACCCAAGCAGCTGAAAGATCCCTCACACATGGTGGAGCGATGGAGCCTTGAACCCCGTTCGATCGTTACGCAAAGAGAAGTCACGGAAAAGCGCCCTGCGCTACGTCCCGCAGCTGGCCGTGCGCGTCCTCTCGAATCCCAAGGCTCCGTCCCCTCACGCGTATCAGCCCCACAGCAGATTGTTCCATTAAATTCCCccccaaaatgttttcctgacgCCTCTACGAAGGTCTGTGCCGCGCAGGTACAAGTCCTGACCCACTCAAACACTTCCTTACCGCCGTAAAGCCACCGGACTAGTTAAAAAAGCcgagaaaaaggatttttctgctgCACGTCGGTGTACAAAATACTCTAAGAAGGGAATCTTCAGCCTTGCAAACCTTTGCTAAGTCGGCCTTGTCTAAGCGTAAGAACAGAAACACAGCTCGGGGGCCAAAGTGTCGCAAACGAGAAATCCAGCTCTGCgatccgccccccccccgcacccagCAGGCTCATCGGATTCGCACCTGCAAAAAAATACGTGCGGAAATGTGCGTGGGGAGCAAAGGCACACTCCAACATGCCCATCGACGTGAATGTTTATGGTTCTTAAAGGCTCGGGGGTGTACTTGGGCTATTAAAAGGCAATATATAAAGTTTAATGTTGGCCTAACCGGCTCGTTTCAGATCCTGAAGGTGTTTAGATGAccctttttaaataaacaccGGCCACTTCGGTGGGGCGAGCACCCGCTAGGGGATGCAGGTCCTAACGAGCAAACCCAAAAGCTGATCataaacttcaaaaaaatacCACTGCTATTGctttagccaaaaaaaaaaaaaaaaaaaatcctgcaattAAAGCATAGCAGATTTTCAAAGAGATACCAATATTTACATGAAGTAAAAGGCACTGGAAATGCTTACCCCTGTTAGCAGAATTTCAGGGGGGGGTCATTTGTTTTTGAGAGGGGTTCTCAAAAACCCGGAGCATCTGTAAAGATGAGGAAGATTCAGACTTGGAGCCTGCAAACCAATACAGCAGGTTATATCCCAAATCTTTTATTACTTGTACTCACCTCAACTCATCTGTCAGTTCCAAATCCTCATCGGTAACAAtgtgaagcaaaaaaaaaaaaaaaaaaaaaaaatctaaagaaaaagaaaacaggaaggatTTTTGCGTACAAACAGTGGCAAAGCTATGGGAAGTTGTGCTGTGGAAGATCAATTTAAGCATAAATtgttaaaaaaggcaaaagtagCTCTAAGTGATTGGTCAGAATGGGTATCAACCAGAAGAGATCTTCACGCAATTCAGCAATGAAATGagtgtgtgtcccccccgtgtgTTAACAGCCCCCCGTAACAGCCCCCATAGCTGCGGTGCAATGTAGAAGGACTCCAAGAGGGTAGCAAGGTGGCTTCCCCAGAGACGGTGGCTCCTTAAAACGTGCCCATCCGACTGCGTTGGCTCCTGGTAGATGTAAAACTGGGAGCCCCCGTGTGCAAGAACTGAGCATCTCTTGTGCAGTCCTAAATTCCTTGATTACAGGAAGCAAATACAGCCAAGCTTTTCTGAGCAGTACCCTCCACAGGACCAAAAAGGAGCTGAACCAGGGTTTAATTCAGCTAAGGCTGCGAAACCAAGAGGTGAGGACAAACCGGTGCTCGTTTCGATGTGCTTAACACCCTCACCTGCTAAACTTGGTCCTTTCTGGATAATGCTGGTTCAAAGAAAACCACAGCACGCTTTCCAGCGGACGCAGCGTGACCCTCCAGAGCTCTCCTCCGCTTTTGCTTTGTGCCCCAGCAGACGTGGTGAACTTGCCCAGCATCCAAGGGGCCGTGCAGGCTGTGGGGGTCTCATCTGAAGGACCAAGGCTTGAACCTGCTTATCAACAACGTGGGCGTGAGCTCGCACGCCACGGTGCGCTCCCTGGATTCACAGGAGATGCTCTCTACGTTTGCCACCAACGTGGTTGGGCCACTCCAGGTTGCCAAGGTACGTGTGGACCTTTTGGGTTTCTCCTGCCCTCAGCTGGGTGGGTTCTTGCTGTCTCAAACAAGACAGCCTGATGGGGTCAAGACCAGGACCAGGGCTCTCCTCTGCCCGGCCAGAGGAGCAGCGAGGCCGAgaggcagcccagccccagAATCTCCCACGCTTCGCTCCTCCCCAGCTGGAGCTTCTGCCCACCCCGGCGAAGGGAAAGGCTGGATGGAGCCTGGCCCGTCCTTGGGgtgtcctccccatcccctgcccttCTGCCGGGGGTGTCTGTCCAGCTGCTCACCTGTGACAAAGACCTCCAGGGCGGTCCTCAAGCTCGGGCTTTGTCACGTATTAACAGAGCGCCGGTGTCTTTGCGCCAGGAATTCCTGCCACTGCTGGAGAAGGCGGCGAAGggtgtggggaaggaggggctgagctgctgagTTGCAGCAGGGCCGCCGTCACCAACGTCTCCACCAAACTGGGCTCGGTCGGGCTGTGCCTCGGGGTGCCGGAGGGCCCCATGTACCCGTACCGTGCCAGCAAGGTGAGGCGCCAGGCGAGGCGCTGGGGATGCTCCACTGTGCGCAGTGCTCGTGGAGGGGAACCCATGGGGGCACCCACCTGCCCCAGGCCACCCACCCCCTGCCCAGTTCTCCTGAGACCGGCAGCACCCGGGACTGAGCCTTTCAGGTGGGTTGTGCCGATGCTTTACCCTGGGGCAAAGTCCCATTTCCCACCTCCACGGCCGTTTTCTGGCTGGGAAACGtcccccctcctgcccacccGTGCCCCGGGTCGCGCTGGCACGACAGTGCCTCTTCCAGGCTGCCCAGAACATGGTGACGCGGTGCATGGCCGTAGAGCTCTGAGCCGAGGGCATCTTGTGCGCGGCCATCCAGCCTGGCTGGGTGAAGACCGACGTGGGGATGGAGAAGGCACCgggccgggcaggggaggggcagcaggaccagggccCCCCCACTGCTCCGTGTGCCGCTGTGCCCCCACCTCTCGGGGAGGGCAGGGTGTGATGCTGTGGGCTGCCAGGACCATCCCccggggcagagcaggcagggagcaggcagggagcaggcagggagcaggcaggcagctgcaatGCGCCAGGCGTACAGGATAGCCAGCCCTGCGCTCCCCACCCAGGACGGAGAGCAGGGGGGCGGCAATGAGGAAAAACGCCCCCGCGAGCCCCAtgggtgctgctccccaggcCGTGCACCCTCCGGTCTGCCCAAGCCCCGCTGCTTTCCGTGCCGGTCGCGGCCCACGGCAGCGACGCTGTGCCTCGGCCTCTTCTGCAGGTGCCCCTGAGGGTGGAGCGCAGCATGTGGGGCATCCCGGCCGTGCTGCCGGCCTCTCGCAGGGCACCTCCGACGCCTTCCTTGACTGGGAAGGGAGCGGCCTGCCCTGCTgacggacagacggacagacGGACCGACGGCACCTCCTGCTCCCGCTCACCGGCTCGCCCCTCCGCACGGTCACCCCGCTCGCCCGCGGCCTGCTCCGGGCTGCcgaggagaggggaagggcaCGGGAAGCAgcttctctcccctttcccGTCCCGCAGgcggccctgcagccccccccggtgccccccacGTCCGTAAATGCCGGGAGCTGATGTCTCCCTGCTCCATTTCCGCACCCCCGGCCTCCACCCCCTGGCCGAGCCTCTCGCCCGCTCCCCGTGCGCTCCCCGAGCGCTGTGTGTCCGTCTGTCCTGCCTGTGGCCAAGCGTCCCccgagggaggggagggggcagccggTGCCTGCGGCCGCCAGCCCCTCGGGCACCCCAGGCTGGGCacagccccgggggggtcccgcaGCCGGGCGGGAGGAAAGCCAGCTCATGGGCGCTGGGGACGCTCACCAGCCCTGTAGATGCCAGagctctctctcctcccaggaGGGGGGCTCTGCCCCGGCTCCGGTGCCTCCTGGAGGCGACATCTCCAGGCGGTGGCCATGGTGCCATGGGTCCCACGGGCCGTCACTCGTGGGGACCCCAGCGACGGCCACAGGCACCGCCGCAGCCTGGGACAAGGAGCGGGGCCGCAGAGCGGAGCTGGTGGCTCTCGGCAGGGGTTTATTGAGGacgcagggcaggagggagcagtgGCACGgggccctgctgccagcaggcCGGGCCGGCTTCTCACCAGGGCACGACCTTCCCTTCCCAGTCCAGGAAGGTGCCAGTGTCCTTCTcggagagggaggagagcacCTTCAGCATCCCTCGCACGCTGGCGTCCACTGTCacggggggctgtggggcagagggggagaggCGGCCAGTGCCCGCGGCCTGGCCAAGGGCCGCCCTGGAGCCTGGGCCGGGGGAAGGAGCCGCTCGAGGGTGAGGGGAAAGCCGGCCGCCCCGGGCAGAGGGGCCGGGCAGGGAGCCGAGGGGATGGGGGCACCGGGCACCCGGGGCCAGGGCGGggatggggcaggcagggaggtcGTGGGCAGGGGCTcagggcagcagctcccgcCCGTGGCAAATCTGCGCGGGGGCTCCGAGGAACCCGCCGTGGCGAAACTCCTACCGTGTATCCGGCTGAGCCCCCCATGTCAGTTTGCACCCAGCCGGGGTGCAGAGCAACGCAGAGGACGCCGTGCTCCCGGTAGCCCAGGGACTGGCACTTGGTCAGCATGTTCAGAGCAGCCTGCGGGGAGACCGGGCAGGGATGGCGGCGGGAGGGGAAGGGCGGCTGCGAGGGGACACGTGCGGACCCCACGGtagggacagggcaggggaagCAAATCTGTCCCGGCACGGCTGTACCTTGCTGCAGCGGTACGAGACAACTTGCATCAGATCCCAACCAGAGGGAGAAGCGATGGACCCACCAGAGCTGGACATGTTGACGATGGCCGCCTTGCTGCAGCTCAGTGCCGAGCCCGGGCTCCCCTCGGCAGCCTTCTTCAGCAGGGGCAGGAATGCCTgcgaggagaggagaggagaggagaggagaggagaggagaggagaggagaggagaggagaggagaggagaggagaggagaggagaggagaggagaggagaggagaggagaggagataGGGGTGTGCATGGAGGTAGCACAGCGGAGAGGACCAGCTCCTTACGCAACGGGCAACATTGGGCACCAACACCATGAACATCCTCCCTCCTCTTGCCATGCCACAGCCCACCAGGCTCCAGCCCCTGAGCTCCAGCCCGCAGCTCCATGAACGTCTCATCAATCCAGAGCCCGTCGGGCACCGGAGCGGAGGCAGGACCCTCTCCCACCAGCCCTCTGCACCCCAGGACAGCCCATCTCCGGTGAGGGTCTCACCTGGCCCAGCAGCAGGGGTGCAACTGTGTTGGTGGTGTAAACCTGGGTCATGTCCTCCAGCGTCTCGGTATCAAGCAAGTTCAACTTGGCAATTCCAGCGTTGTTGATGAGGAGGTTCAGCCCCGAGCCCCCCAGCTGCTCCCCGACTCTGGCTGCAGCCGCCTTGATGCTGGCGGGGTCGGTCACTTCTGCAGAGCCGGCACAGGGGAGGTCAGTGTCCGCATCGCCATGGTGGCTTGGAGCCCTCTGTGTCCCCCCGGGGATGGCAGCAGCCGGTATCCCCTGCCGGCACATCTCCCTCCCAGCACCGGGCTGCCAAGGCGTGCACAGCACCAGGGCACTCCCAGGATTGCGGGGGTTGTCATGCCTGGCAGAAAGGGGAACCGGGGCGAGGGACCCCACCTCGGGGCACCTACCGAGCGGGACGATGACCAGGTTGGGGTGCTTGGAGGCCAAATTCTGTAACTCCTGCAAGAGAGGGGACCGCGTGGGCACggagaggcaggaggggctgcgCAGAGGCTCAGCCTTTCCCAGGCAAAGCCCGCGTCGCTCCGGCTCCGTCCCTGCACCGCCTCGcgcccagcaccctgctctgcctgccctgctcccgtGGGACCGTGCTCCGCGCCTCCCGCACGCACCACGTGCCACCGTCCCCTCCGCACGTCCCACGCACAGCTGGTCCCACAGCTGTCCCAACACGGCTGCCCTGTGCCGCAGGTGCccggctgcagctccagccctttgcAAACCCCCTCCCCGCTCCAACCCGCTGCCCTGGCACCGAGCGCTCCCGtcccccagcacaccccaccgCGTCCCAGCCCAGCCTCACCTGCGCTCGCTGTCCCTTGGGGTCCCGACAAGCCGCAAACACCCACTCGGGT
Coding sequences within:
- the LOC129212492 gene encoding C-factor-like translates to MAGLRVHSVLVTGANRGIGLGLVRHFLGMPNPPEWVFAACRDPKGQRAQELQNLASKHPNLVIVPLEVTDPASIKAAAARVGEQLGGSGLNLLINNAGIAKLNLLDTETLEDMTQVYTTNTVAPLLLGQAFLPLLKKAAEGSPGSALSCSKAAIVNMSSSGGSIASPSGWDLMQVVSYRCSKAALNMLTKCQSLGYREHGVLCVALHPGWVQTDMGGSAGYTPPVTVDASVRGMLKVLSSLSEKDTGTFLDWEGKVVPW